The DNA region CGCCGCACGCCTACCGCGTCATCAAAACGCCGGGCGCGTGGAATGAAAAATCTGACGCGGTTATTCTGTACGGCGTCGACGGCAGCCAGGTCGATCATGTGTACTGGGGACCCGCGCCGGAGAAAAGCCCGATCGTGGGCTGGAGCAAGACCGGTGCAGGCGCGGCATCTGCGCCCAAGCCGGGCGCGGCGCTGGTGCGCAATCCCCAGGGCCTCGACTCGGATACCGCCAAGGATTGGCGGGGAGCCCGTCCGTCGCCTAACGGACAATCGCCGGTTTCGCTCAGCACGGGCACGTATCGCCTCCTGTTCGACATCACCAACTATGTCAGCCTGATCGCCGGATTCTTGCTCTGGGGCGCGTTCATCCTGATCGGCCTGATCGCACGGCGCTTCGAGATGCTGACGGGCCAGCGCTCGTTCTGGATCGCGATGGTCGTCGCGCCGATCGGGATCGTGATCTACAACATCATTCAATCGTACGCCTTCTTTACGGCGGGTGTGATGAGCGAATGCAAGACGGGCCTGGGCTTTAGCGCCTGCCAGCAGGGCTGGGCCTTCACCGCGCTGTGCATATCGGCGATGGCGATGGCCTATGTGGTCTACCGCTTCTATGGCATTGCGCGTCGCATTCTTGAGGTGTAAACGATGGAGTATAACCTGTTCCATATTGGCCTGATTCTGGAGATCGGCATCATCGTGCTGGCGATGGTCCTGTTCCGCTTCGCGCGGGTGCTGGGCGGCCTGCTCGATCTGATCCATCGTCCGCCGCTTGAGGTCTGGCTTAAGCTCTCCGGCTGGATCATGATCATCGGCTTCGCGGTGCTGCACTATATCGCCGTAGCGTTCCTCTATCCCAACGTCGCCAATCCACGCATGTTGCAGCTCCTATGGATCGCCCGCTCGATCTCGTTCTTCTCGCTCCTCGTCGCCGCCGTGCTGGCCTTT from Herpetosiphonaceae bacterium includes:
- a CDS encoding lamin tail domain-containing protein — encoded protein: MQRKAYPIPFSMPSLERLRSADLLIPLILCLAFVLPLLLAFLGVGIRTDKETALVLNEVFVLPQKGAEAWVELYNNTDEPIAIDGWRLGTASDDVATLEGTVAPHAYRVIKTPGAWNEKSDAVILYGVDGSQVDHVYWGPAPEKSPIVGWSKTGAGAASAPKPGAALVRNPQGLDSDTAKDWRGARPSPNGQSPVSLSTGTYRLLFDITNYVSLIAGFLLWGAFILIGLIARRFEMLTGQRSFWIAMVVAPIGIVIYNIIQSYAFFTAGVMSECKTGLGFSACQQGWAFTALCISAMAMAYVVYRFYGIARRILEV